TCTGGTGGTTTATGGGGTAAAGGTTGGTTACAAGGCACCCAATCCCAATTGGAGTTTTTGCCTGAACGACATACCGATTTTATATTTTCTGTTTTTTCCGAAGAATTTGGCTTCGTCGGTATACTGGTATTATTAACAATCTATATTTTAATTATTGCACGCGGACTATGGATAGCTAATCAAGCACAAAATGCTTTCACTCGTGCCGTTGCAGGCTCAATTATATTAACATTTTTTGTCTATATTTTTGTTAATATTGGGATGGTTAGTGGCATTTTACCCGTCGTTGGTGTGCCTCTGCCATTAATCAGTTTTGGTGGAACCTCTATAGTGACATTACTCGCAGGTTTTGGTGTGCTAATGTCGATTAACACTCACAAACGCTTCAACAGAAAATAAGGGAAATAAAGGAATAATGAGACGATTTAATTTTACCATTTTACTGATAGCCCTTAGCTCACTACTAATCAGCTGCTCTAGTTCAAACAATCGTTATAAAATAAAGGATGACCATAAACCAGCTGAAATCCCACCACTCGCCCATGTTGAAGATGCAACACCTCGTTATGAACCCTATTCTCGTGGGGGGAATAGCGATTACACGGTACGCGGAATTAAATATAAAGTGCTCAAGAATATTAGCGAATTTAACGAGTCAGGTAAGGCTTCATGGTATGGTAAAAAATTCCACGGCCACCTTACCTCCAATGGCGAACGTTATAATATGTTCGCCATGAGTGCTGCGCACAAAAATCTCCCTTTACCTAGCTATGTAAAAGTGACCAACTTAAAAAACAATAAACAAGTGATAGTGCGGGTAAATGACCGCGGTCCTTTCCACGAAGGACGAATTATTGACCTCTCCTATGCGGCTGCAGATAAGTTGGATATGTTAAATGCAGGGACTGCCGATGTGGCTATTACATTACTGCACTTTCCTCAGGAAGAAAATTTAGAGGATCATATTGGCGAAGAGTTTTATGTCCAATATTTGGTGACTTCACAACAGGATAAGGCACAGCAGCAAGGCCAAAAAAATGCGCAGCTTTACCAAGCAAAGCATCAAATAATAGAGGGCGATAACAAATATAAACTGCGTTTAGGTCCATTCAATAGTGCATTAAAAGCACAAGAAATACTTAAAAAAATACGCGTTGTACACCCTAGTGCATTTATTATTAAGCAAAAACAACCTTAAAATAATACCCATCGGATTAAGTATGTGATCCCAATTTTGCGTAGGAAAAACAGCTTAATTCAAGGCGTAATTTGACGTAAATGGTTATTCCCTTTGCGAAAATTACAACGCAGCAGTAAGTTGTTTTAACCAGTAAAATAGATCAGCTATTTATCGGAATTGGTATTATTACGCAAATATCCAGGCACATTCGTGGTTATCGATTTAGCTCCCCAGCGAATAAAACGTTGCGCGGTTTGCAAATCATCAATGGTCCAAACATGATATTCATAGCCATTATTAATGATCCCAGTAACAAAGGCTTCATTAATATATTCACAATTACTGCTAA
This window of the Psychromonas sp. MME1 genome carries:
- a CDS encoding septal ring lytic transglycosylase RlpA family protein, with protein sequence MRRFNFTILLIALSSLLISCSSSNNRYKIKDDHKPAEIPPLAHVEDATPRYEPYSRGGNSDYTVRGIKYKVLKNISEFNESGKASWYGKKFHGHLTSNGERYNMFAMSAAHKNLPLPSYVKVTNLKNNKQVIVRVNDRGPFHEGRIIDLSYAAADKLDMLNAGTADVAITLLHFPQEENLEDHIGEEFYVQYLVTSQQDKAQQQGQKNAQLYQAKHQIIEGDNKYKLRLGPFNSALKAQEILKKIRVVHPSAFIIKQKQP